A stretch of DNA from Microbacterium croceum:
TGTGCACTTTCGATATCCCGGAATAGGTGTCGACCCGCACGAATCGTTTGCGAAGCTCTGGGAAGCTGCAGAGCAGCGTTCGTTCGCCGGGATCGACGGGTACACGCCCGCCACTCATGCGCATGCTCTCATCCAGGCACTCACCCTTGCGCGTCCCTCTGCGGGCCTGGAGCGGACAGGAAGGCACGGCGAGTCCGCTTCGGTGTTGAAGAAGGGAGGCGTCGAGGTGCTGCGACTCGCCGATCAGCTCGACGCGGTCGGTGCGCTCCAACGGGAATTTGCATCCGCTTTTCCCGAGAGCGACGTGTCCTCCGCCCGCCCTCCGGACGAGTGGATCTGGTTGTCTCAGCCGAACCCTGCCCTGACCTATCTGCACATGCTGAGGTCGGTTCCTCTCAGAGACAAGGCATCCGTGCTTTGGAAGATCCTGGTCAGCCGACGCCCGACAGCGGACAACCGGCGCGAGTCACTGATTCGCCGATGGAGTCGTGGGCTCACGCAGCTGCTCTCGCGATGATCTGATCCGGGGCGAGCAGCCCGGCAGAACTGAGCGTTGGGATGCTCAGTTCTGGGGCAGCTACAGCGCGAGTCGCCGTCCGGTTCTGAGCTGCAAGCGGACCCGAGGAAGGCGTACGAAACGCCCAGCGAACTGCGCTTGAATAGAGGCGATGTCGACTTCGAACCAGACCCGAGCCAGCCTGCGGGAAGCCGCGGACCGACGCGACAGGCGCCGGTCGCGTCGTCGCAGCATCGTCTGGATCGTCGTGAGCGTGCTGATCGCCCTGGTCGCCGCGGTGCTCGTCGTCGCCGGCATCGCTGTGTCGAAAGCGCTCACGGTGCGGGATGCCCTTACCCCGGCTGTCCCCATCGCCAGTGGTCTCCCATCCAAGGTCGTGTCTGGTGATGCGGCCGGCGCGACTGCTGATGCCGCCTCGTTGAAAGAGCTCTCTGAGAAGGCGGCGGACCAGACGAGCGGTGCCGATTGGCGCGTGGCGGAGTGGATCCCCTTTCTCGGGCCGAATCTCTCGGCTATTCGTACGGCGGCCGAGAGCATCGACGAGATCTCGGACTTCGCCGTCGCCGCTGTGCCGAATCTCGACCTCGCGGCGTTCCGCCCCGTCGACGGAGCCGTGGACCTCGCGGCCGTCCGCCGTCTCGAAGAGATCGCTTCGGATGGTGCGGCGATTTTCGCGTCGATCAACGACCGTATCGACGCGACCGATCGCGGGGCGCTGCTGCCGCAGGTCGACAGCGCGCTCGGCAGCCTGGACGACGCCGTGAGCGGTGTCGACGACACGCTGGGCACCCTCGCCCCGATACTCGACGTGCTGCCTGCAGCCCTTGGCGAAGGGGGCACCCGGACCTACCTCCTCATGTTCCAGGGCAACTCGGAGCTGCGTGCATCCGGAGGTAACCCCGCGGCTCTTGCTCTTGTCACCGCGACCGACGGGCGGATAGAACTCACCACCCAGGCGACGAGTGTGCAGTTCGCCAACGCCCGCCCGGAGAGTATCTCGCCGCTCGACGATGAGACCGAGAACATCTACTCCGACATCATCGGCAGGTGGATTCCCAACCTCACCGCAACACCTGACTTTCCCACCTCGGTCGACATCATCCGAGCCTGGTGGGCAGACGAAGGTCTCCCTCCCTTCGACGACGTCATCTCGACCGATCCGGTTGCCCTCAGCTATCTCCTCAAGGCCACCGGACCTATCCCGTTGTCGACGGGTGAGACTCTGACGAGCGAGAACGCGGTGTCATTGCTTCTCAACGAGGTCTACTTCAACTACGGAGAGATAGTCCCCGGTGAACCTGCGGACGGAGCCGCCCAGGATATGTTCTTCGCCGCAGCCGCCGCGCAGATCTTCGACACGCTGACCAAAGGCGTGAGCAACCCCATGGCGTTCCTCGACGGACTGCGTCGGGCCTCCGACGAGGGACGGATGAAGATCTGGTCGTCGAACGAGCAGATCGAGGCGATGCTGTCCGGTACGAAACTGGCGGGCACGCTCCCGCAGAGCAACGACCCACAGACGATCTCCGGCGTGTACTTCAACGACACGACCGGCGCCAAGACCGACTACTACGCTGATGCCACAGTGACCAGCAGTACGGATCAGTGCACGGCGTCCGGAGCGCCGACCTTCCAGCAGACGATCATCTTCGAGAACAACATCACCCCTGACCAGGCCGCTGCTCTTCCTTACTTCATCACCGGTCGGCACTACCGACCGGGCGATATCGCCACCGACGTCGTCGTCTACACACCCGTGGGCGCGACGATCGAGTCGTGGAACGTCGAAGGAGCGCAGAGCTCGAAGCTCATGTCGGAGGGAACGCATCTCGGGCGATCCGTCGTGCGGATCAGCGTAGTGACCACGCCGCAGACCGCGGCGACCATCACCGTCTCGATGAAGGGGGCCGACGGCACCACAGGCGCCGACTACGGTGATTACGACGTCTGGACCACTCCCATGGTCCGGGAGACGCCCGTGACCATCGAGTCGCCTGGCTGCAAGTGATCGCTCGCTACGGCCCACCCCACCGACTGACCGGCCACAGGATCGCCCCGGCCTCGCCGAACACGTCGTCACGCGTCATCCAGCGGAAGCAGCTGTCGTCCGCTGTGGGGTTGCCCCGGCAGGGATAGGCGGAGTCCGCGGAGTTCGCGCGGTTGTCGCCGAGCACGAGGTAGGAGTCTTCCGGCACGGTGACGTCGGGGAAGCACCGTGTCGACACGGGCGTGGTGTCGCAGTCCAGCTCCCCGGCGACGTACGGCAGGTTCTCTGCGACGTAGGGCTCGTCGAGCGGTTCGCCGTCGACGAGCACCGATCCGTTCGCGTCACAGCACTCGACGGTCTGTCCGGGCCTCGCGATCACACGCTTGACGAGAACGTACGGGCGGATCCCCGTGGTCTCGCCGAGCCAGTGCAGGGCTGCGGAGACGGGGTTGCTGCTCACGGCGGGCTCGTCGCCCCAGTTCGCGTCCGGGCGGAAGACCACGATGTCACCAGGGGCGGGATCGGCCGCGACGTAGGCGAGGCGGTTCACGATCAACCGGTCTCCCGGCTGCAGCGTCGGTGCCATGGAGCTCGATGACGGCTGGCCGATGAAGGCGACCACCACGAGCGTGAGCGCGAGAGCGAGTCCGACATGGAACCATACGCTGCGGAACGGAGTGCGGCGCCGTCGAGGTTCCTCGGTGGTGGTCATCATCATGACGTTCTCCGGTCGCGCAGTCGGGGGCACACCCAATAGTGTCAAAGAATGGGTCGAGAAGCCGACGTCGAGATGCAGCGCTCCGCCTCGGCCCCTGTCTCTCGGTCGGGGGCCAGGCTCCTGATCCCCGACGTGCTCCGCGGTATCGCGATCGTGGCGATGGTCATCGCCCATGCCGCCCCATTCGTGCCCTCGCGTCCGGGAGCGGTCTCGTTCGTCATCTCCATGTTCAGCGAGATGGCTTCCCCCTTGTTCGCGCTGGTGATGGGCCTGTCGGCGCAGCTGGTCTGGAGTCGGCATCCTCAGGTGGGGATCACGCTCCTGCAGCAAGTTCTGCGGGGCTTGTTCCTGATCGCTCTCGGTGTGTGGATGGCCACCTGGGGTTCCTGGGTGGCGGTCATCCTCGCGTACCTCGGTGTGCTGATCATCATCGGTGCCCCGATCCTGCTCGCGCGGACCCCCGTGGTGATCGTGATCTCGGCGGTCCTGCTCGTCGCCAGCCAGCCGCTGGTGGCGGCCGCTCGTGGTTGGATCTGGGTCTACACCGCCCCCGAGCCGATCCGGGAGCTGATGACCTGGATCTTCCTCGGGCCGCAGTACCGTGTGGTCAATCTGCTGCCGTTCTTCCTGCTCGGCGCTCTGCTCGTCCGACACGGATTCCGCAGGGATGCGGTGCTGTGGACGATGGCGGGCATCGCACCGGTCGCCTACCTCACCTGGGGCCTCATGGCCTTCACAGACCTGGTGCCCACCCAGTCGGGCAACTACACCGATACGGCGCGCGACATCGGGTTGGTGTTCGCCGCGTACGTCCTGGTCGTCCTCGCCGCGACCACGAAGCCGGGCGGTGCCCGGCGCTTCTGGGACGCCGTCTTCCTGCCGCTACGCGCGTGCGGCCAGATGGCACTGTCGCTCTATTTGCTGCATGTCGCACTCATCGCGCTCTGGAACAATGCCTACGGCCGCCCTGCGGAGAACCTCTACCTGGGCTGGCTCGTGATCGTGCCAGGGATGATCGTGGTGGGGTGGATGTGGTGGCGCTTCGTCGGCACCGGTCCGGTGGAATGGGTCATGGGATGGCTCACCGGGCGTCCGAAACCGGTGCGTCGCTCCGCCTAGTGGACAGCGCTTCAGGCCGTCGCCTCGTCTGCGACGGCGACGATGCTGCCGACCAACTGACCGATCTCCTCGGAACCCCGTGCGAGAGGACCGGCCTGGGCTCCGTCCGTGCCGATCAGTGCGGCGACCGGGCGCGCGGCGCCGATCTCGAGCGCTCCGCCCAGCGAACCGCCGATATCGAGCGCGAAGTGAGCCGCGGCGGGCAGCGGGTGCGTCGGCAGTGCTGCCATGGGGCCGCTGGAAGCGCGCTGGATGACGTAGATCTCGACCAGCGACGCGAGGGCGTCCTGGGCGTGGATGACCGTGTCGAGGGCCGTCGCACAGGCATGGCACCCCGGTGAGACGAACAGCAGCAGGCGCCCCCGGACCCCTGGCGCGAGAACGTCGACGACCTCTGGGCCGGCGGGGACGAGCACGGCGCCATCGCTGCGCGCGATCGCGGAGGGCGACGACGGAGCGGATGA
This window harbors:
- the lepB gene encoding signal peptidase I, translated to MMMTTTEEPRRRRTPFRSVWFHVGLALALTLVVVAFIGQPSSSSMAPTLQPGDRLIVNRLAYVAADPAPGDIVVFRPDANWGDEPAVSSNPVSAALHWLGETTGIRPYVLVKRVIARPGQTVECCDANGSVLVDGEPLDEPYVAENLPYVAGELDCDTTPVSTRCFPDVTVPEDSYLVLGDNRANSADSAYPCRGNPTADDSCFRWMTRDDVFGEAGAILWPVSRWGGP
- a CDS encoding acyltransferase family protein, producing the protein MGREADVEMQRSASAPVSRSGARLLIPDVLRGIAIVAMVIAHAAPFVPSRPGAVSFVISMFSEMASPLFALVMGLSAQLVWSRHPQVGITLLQQVLRGLFLIALGVWMATWGSWVAVILAYLGVLIIIGAPILLARTPVVIVISAVLLVASQPLVAAARGWIWVYTAPEPIRELMTWIFLGPQYRVVNLLPFFLLGALLVRHGFRRDAVLWTMAGIAPVAYLTWGLMAFTDLVPTQSGNYTDTARDIGLVFAAYVLVVLAATTKPGGARRFWDAVFLPLRACGQMALSLYLLHVALIALWNNAYGRPAENLYLGWLVIVPGMIVVGWMWWRFVGTGPVEWVMGWLTGRPKPVRRSA
- a CDS encoding DUF4012 domain-containing protein, with protein sequence MSTSNQTRASLREAADRRDRRRSRRRSIVWIVVSVLIALVAAVLVVAGIAVSKALTVRDALTPAVPIASGLPSKVVSGDAAGATADAASLKELSEKAADQTSGADWRVAEWIPFLGPNLSAIRTAAESIDEISDFAVAAVPNLDLAAFRPVDGAVDLAAVRRLEEIASDGAAIFASINDRIDATDRGALLPQVDSALGSLDDAVSGVDDTLGTLAPILDVLPAALGEGGTRTYLLMFQGNSELRASGGNPAALALVTATDGRIELTTQATSVQFANARPESISPLDDETENIYSDIIGRWIPNLTATPDFPTSVDIIRAWWADEGLPPFDDVISTDPVALSYLLKATGPIPLSTGETLTSENAVSLLLNEVYFNYGEIVPGEPADGAAQDMFFAAAAAQIFDTLTKGVSNPMAFLDGLRRASDEGRMKIWSSNEQIEAMLSGTKLAGTLPQSNDPQTISGVYFNDTTGAKTDYYADATVTSSTDQCTASGAPTFQQTIIFENNITPDQAAALPYFITGRHYRPGDIATDVVVYTPVGATIESWNVEGAQSSKLMSEGTHLGRSVVRISVVTTPQTAATITVSMKGADGTTGADYGDYDVWTTPMVRETPVTIESPGCK